The Alnus glutinosa chromosome 3, dhAlnGlut1.1, whole genome shotgun sequence nucleotide sequence tattttggatcCAGTAATGGGACATTGCAACTCCAATCCCAATGGTAGATTGGGAgaacattgcaaaaattgaaacataGAGATAAACTTTGCAAATAGGGTGATAGTTAGAGGGAGTAAATGTAGTTTTTTCTCGTATATATGCAAGAATTACATTTACATATCCGTTCTTAAAAAATGTTCCAAATGAGTCAGCTGTTAGCAATATAAGAGGGTAGCGAGTAAAATAGTTGATGTACCTTTGTGTACGATCTCTGAAGAGAAAGCTAGAATGCAGTAGATCATATGTTCGAGGATAGGTATTAAGAGACTCGCACCAGTCATGATAGATTCCAATCAACCCTCTGTCAAATATAACGGACAGAGTATCTGGTGCATCAATGGGGATCACATTCATTACCCAGACAGGAAGATCACTAAGTGCTGCGGCAAATCTGAAATAAGCAGAAACTCAAATTCAGTTTAGAGAGTAGATGAAGGGTGATCCTGCAATATATGTGCTATTGATGGAACCAAAGACAACATTAGAAAAGAACCCATCAAGACAGAAGCATGGACTGCTGTCAACACAGAAGTggcaaagaggaaaagaaagggCGAGATCAAATAAAGCTAATGAGTAAATTATAGATATGAATCTCAGCCCTCTATTTGCATGTTCacctttagagagagagagaaaaccaaGAGCAATGGAGAACCAGAGATTAGTGGGTAActactaaaataacaaaaatgaagaaatggtAGTAACATAGCGCTAGGTCGTTTAATTTACCCTCCATAATGAGCATTCATATCCATCACATTCCTCACACTCGACCAGTTTATGGTCAGGTTGTTCAAGTAAACATCGGATGCAAGTGCAGACCAATGTTTTGTGTCCTCATAAAACATTTCTTCAGCACCTGGTTCGGTTGATAGGCTTGCAGGTTTACTGCTCAGCCTCTTGGGCCAGGGCATGGGCCAGCTGAACAAGTTACTCATACGATCTAGTGGAGGCAGAGAAAGACAACTACTGAGAGGCACGTACCTACCACAGAAATATGGAAATGATTAGCATATTCAGAATAGTATTCTGACGAAAGTGGTATAAGCATGTCACATGTGCCACCACTAGCACTAATAAGTACTAACAGTAGCTGCAGCAGCAATATTTGTTTGATGGAGATCACAGCTACGTTTTAGGAGAATACCATGAGCTGTTTTTCGTATCTTTCTGTTCACATAAAGGTGGATTATTTTCTTTGCGTTTTCCATAGCAGGATGGTGAGACAGGCTTCTGGTATATTACGAGCCCAATTCCAGATGAATCAACAGTCTTAGCCACAACTTTCCAGCACATTGATTTTGTCAGAGCCACCATAGCTGCAAGAAATATTAAATGCAAATGTCCAACTTTGATTAACTACACACCTATTCAAGCTTGTCTGGATCTCATATTGCTAAATGTGATGAAATgatgaattcaaaaaaaaagaattaactACAACATGTAAGAAATCATGAGTGACTAGAGTGACACAATCAAGAGAATGAGATCAGAACACAAACCCTTCCATACACTCTTATCTCTTTCATCGTCCCGATAAACTGGCGTAGCAGACCATACAAAAAAACCACCAGGCCTAAGAATTCTGTTGAGTTCGATCAAGGGTTTCCCACCTAAGATTTACAACCAAAACGACAGAACACAGTGAAAATGATTTAAAGATAGATCTTCGGACTTAATAGTGAAAAGCGGTTACACAAAGTACCATCTGCATCCCAGTGAACCCTGCATCGTGCACAGTGAATCAAATCATATGCATTGTCTGGAAAGGTCAGCTTCTGTGTTCCAATGACTGAAAGGGTAGCCGGAATCCCTCGTTCAAGAGCAAACTGTATCTGAGCTTCGTGCTCATCCTTTGGAGCAAATGACATGGTAATCACATTTTTGTCCAGCAAATAGCCACCGAAGCTTGCAACTCCACAACCAACATCTAATATAACCCTGACATGCCTCCCCCACCCAATAGTTTGTAAAGTCTAAAAAGTAACACAAGAAAAACAAGGTTCATCACATGTTTATCAAGAACAATACTGTTAATCCCAAACACAACAGACATGGAGATGAAATAAATACACACAGTTTAATTACtaattatcccaaaagcttaagttgatagaaaatgatgaatttaattattacttTAACACTTCTTCTCACGTGTATGCTCAAACAAGTAGACCCGGTACGTGaaatattcaattgaaattgaaataaactATAGAGTCAAGGTTTGAACTCAATacccacaaaaaacaaaaaaaaaaacaaaaacaaaaacaaaaaaacaaaaaaagaagaagaaggaaaagaagttCGGACTCAATGACTGCTTATCCCAAACacttaaactgataaaaaaatgttgaatttaattatttaattaatacttttaacGCACTCTGCTTTAGCTGGTAAGATTCTAAGGCTGGTAAAGCCACCAAAAAAATGGTATACCTTTTCTATAAATTCAATGTAACTGGTAACTCCTTCCTTGAATTGGGTGCCACCTCCAGGAAAAACAAGATAATTTCCAGACTTACGCACCCAGTTTTGGTCCTTCTTATACTCAAC carries:
- the LOC133865009 gene encoding probable methyltransferase PMT23, with product MAITFIRDRKFPFIVTLSVLLICFTILLFTNTTRYPLFLYSSSSSDTPIHPSNPSTRSPPPPPPQNDTAPVLNGNLDFDLDWKLCKGSVAVDYIPCLDNFKAIKALKSRRHMEHRERHCPDPSPRCLVPLPSGYKAPLPWPKSRDMIWYDNVPHPKLVEYKKDQNWVRKSGNYLVFPGGGTQFKEGVTSYIEFIEKTLQTIGWGRHVRVILDVGCGVASFGGYLLDKNVITMSFAPKDEHEAQIQFALERGIPATLSVIGTQKLTFPDNAYDLIHCARCRVHWDADGGKPLIELNRILRPGGFFVWSATPVYRDDERDKSVWKAMVALTKSMCWKVVAKTVDSSGIGLVIYQKPVSPSCYGKRKENNPPLCEQKDTKNSSWYVPLSSCLSLPPLDRMSNLFSWPMPWPKRLSSKPASLSTEPGAEEMFYEDTKHWSALASDVYLNNLTINWSSVRNVMDMNAHYGGFAAALSDLPVWVMNVIPIDAPDTLSVIFDRGLIGIYHDWCESLNTYPRTYDLLHSSFLFRDRTQRCDAVDVIAEMDRILRPGGYVVIQDTMEMINMLTPILRSLHWSVALFEGQFLVGKKGFWRPTAG